The DNA segment CGTCCGGATCTCGGCGCTGGAGGACCACACAAGCCAGGCCGATGGCGGGGCCGGTGTTTCGGCCGTTGGGCTCCACGATGATCTGGTCGGACGGGATCTGGGGCAACTGCTCGGCCGCCAGCCGGGCGTACTGGCTGCCGGTGATGACGTAGATCCGGTCTGGATCGACCAGGCCTTCCAGGCGGCGGGCCGTCTCCTGGATCATGGTGCGGCCGGAGCCAGTGATGTCGGTGAACTGTTTGGGGCGAGTCTGTCGGCTGCGGGGCCACAATCTGCTTCCGACACCGCCCGCCAGGATTGCGGCGTACATGCTGGGCTGGATCCTCCTCGTGCAGTCTGTTGGCTGCTGCTGCAAAGTCAATTCCGGCAGAAATTCGCCGACGGTTTTGACCAGAGATCGGCGACCCGAAGCAGCCGTGGCATGTCTGCCCGGCTGGTCGGCACGGCGTTCAGGCGCGAACGTAGCTCAGGGTGCCCACCTGGCGGACCAGGCCTTTCAGCTCCATGATTGCCAGCAGGCTGGCTACCTGGGGCGACGGCATGGCGCTCTCCCGCACAATCTCATCCACATGGCGGGGTTCGGCCGAGAGGCAGCGCAGGAGCTGCTCTTCCAGGGGATCGGCCGGTACTTGAGCCCGAACCGCCTGCTGGGCCTGGACATCCGCCATGTGGAGCTGTTCCAGGACATCCTCGACCCGCAGCAGCGGCATAGCTCCCTGCTGGATCAGCTCGTTGCAGCCCATGCTGCCCGGGTGAAGGATGCTGCCCGGCACGGCGAAGACATCTCGCCCCTGCTCGGCGGCAAAGCGGGCCGTGATCAGGGCACCGCTGCGCTGGCCCGCCTCCACCACGATGATGCCCTTGCTCAGGCCGCTGATGATCCGGTTCCGGGGGGGAAAGTTGCTGGCCTCGGGGCGAGTGCCCAGGGGATATTCGCTGATGAGCCCACCGCTGGCGGTGATTTTCTGGGCCAGCCCCCGGTTGCCGGGCGGGTAGATCTGGTCGACCCCGCTGCCCAGCACGGCCAGCGTTCGCCCGCCTGCATCCAGGGCTGCCTTGTGGGCCACCGTGTCGATGCCCAGGGCCAGGCCACTGACCACCGTGACGCCGTGCATGGCCAGTTCACTGGCCAGTTTGTGGGCCACCTCCCGGCCATAGGCACTGGCCCGACGGGTGCCCACCAGGGCTACGGCCCAGGTGTCCTGCTGGGTCAGGGTGCCACGGACGTACAGGACCGGGGGCGCGCCATCCACCTGCCGCAGATTTTCCGGATAATCTGGATCGTCCCAGGTCAGGACTGTGATACCGGCCTTGCGAACCCGCTCCCATTCCCGTTCCGGGTCGACAGTCCGGCGGGCGGCCAGCAGGTTTTCCAGGCTGCGTCGATCCAGACCCACTGCCTGAAGCTCTGGCAAGGGGGCTTTCCAGGCGGTCTCCAGGGAACCGAAGTGCTCCAGGAGGGCGGCCAGGCGGACTGGGCCCACGCCGGAGACTTGATTGAAGGCAATCCAGTATGCTTTCTCGTCCACGAAATTATGTGCTGCCAGGTTGTGATCGGGGTAGTCACGCCTGGATCCGGCCGGCTTCCCCGTGGGAGGCGCTCCGGCTCTGCTGATGTGCCCCCTCCGATGGACTATCCTGCCACTTTCACCCGGCGGGATGAAGTGGCTGCAGGGGTGGAGGCCGGCGGCCGAATGGCCAGATCCAAAAGTCAACGGGAGAATACGACAAGCTGACGGCTTTGTCAAACAGCCTGGGAACGCCCGCCTATTCGTCCAGCAGGCCGGCCATCAGCCGGATGGTCATGATACCCGTCGCCAGGTCCACAGCCTGGATCACCTCGGCGATGGCCGGCAGAAGCAGGGGCCTGCCCTGGTTGACATCCGCCGGTGGGTCGACGACGTAGACGTCGTTGGCGCCGGTTTCCAGCACATCCTGGACCACGCCCAGGTAGCGTCCCTCTTCTGTCTGCACCCGCAGGCCGATGATGTCGTGGACCCAGTAGGTATCTTCGTCCAGCTCGGCTGCCTGGCTTTCGGGAATGAACAGCCATTGCCCCCGCAGGTTGTCGGCTGTGTTGCGCTCGTGGATGCCTGCCAGCAGGAGCAGGTACTGGCCTTTGTGGGGCCGCGCCTGCAGGATCTCCACCTCCTGGAGGGTTTCACCCAGGTACAGGATGGCCCCGGGCGCGAAGCGTTCGGGGAAGTCCGTGTGGAGTTCCACCTTGACTTCCCCCCGGATGCCATGGGGGCCGGTGATCATGCCCACCGCCAGGTACCCTTCGGGGACAAAGACGGTGCGGTTGCGGTAGACGAAGCGTTCGCCCCGGCGTCCCCGCCCCCGGCGAGGAGGCTGGGAGGGTGTTTCGTGTCTGCTCATGGCTGTCTGATCCAATATGCAAAACAGCGGAAGGCATGCTTCCGCTGTCTCCCTGCTCTCTCATGTTGACCGACCTGGGCTGTCCCCTGGGGTGGCCGGCGTTTTGGGGCTTACCGCAGCGAACCAGGGAAGCTGCCAGCCACTCTCTCCCCAACGGGGATACATCCCTCTTTACCCTCTCGGGCCGGGGACCAGGAGTCTCGTTCCCATGGCGTGGCCAGGGTTGCCACGTTCAATCAATTTCCAGAATGACCGGCTTGGCTTCCTGGCGGGTTGCGGCCCGCAGCAATGCGCGCATGGCGTTGGCCACACGGCCACCTTTGCCGATCACCCGGCCCGTGTCTCCGGGGGCCACCCGCAACTTCACGATGGTGGCCCGCCGGGTCTCTTTGCGGTAGACCCGGACCTGATCGGGTTCTTCTACCAGGGATTCAGCCAGAAATTGAATGAGCTCTTCCATGGGATCTCCCGCCCGTCCTGAAAGGAGAGCTGGCCCGGCCGTCCATGGGCAGGGGGCTCGGGTCAGCCCAGGTGAGATGGCCGCGCCGGCTGGCGACGGCCGTCGGATGGCCTGCTACGGGGCCGATTTACGCGGCCGATGCCGAGACAGCAGAAGCGTCGCCGTTGCTCTGGGTTTCTGCGTTGTCCTGGCTCAAGGGGATGGGACGCCCATTTTCATCCAGCAGATTCAGGCGGCGGAACATCCGCGCCACAGGCTCACTGGGCTGTGCCCCCACGCTCAGCCAGTAGGCTGCCCGGTCGAGTTTGACCTCCACCGTCTCCGGCTCTGTGCGTGGGTTGTAGTAACCCAGGATCTCGATGAAGCGTCCATCCCGGGGCGCCTCCTTGGGCGCCACGACGATGCGATAGGACGGTTTCTTTTTTGCGCCAACCCGGCGAAGTCGAATACGAACCACTGTTTCTTTGTCTCCTTATCGCTTTCAAAACAGATAGCTTTTAAAACAGATAGCTTTCAAAACAAAATCGGTTTCAAAACAGCTTTCAGACTTGGGTCCGCTGCTGAAGTCACAGATTTCACAAGGGTCTGGACCTCTGAATCTGAAAAAGAACGCAGATTCAGCTTTTTTATCCTCTGCGGCGCAACGAAGTGACAGGAATGACTCAGTTGAACCCGCCGAACATGTCCATCAACCCCCGAGGTATACCGCCCCGCTGGCCCCGTTTCCCTTTCTTTTTTCCCTTGCCGTTCCCCAGCAGGCCCATCTGCTTCATCATCTTCTGCATGTCCCGGAACTGCTTGATCAGCATGTTCACATCCTGGACGGTGGTGCCGCTCCCGGCGGCAATGCGGCGGCGGCGGCTGGCGTTCAGGATGTGGGGATGGCGTCGCTCCTGGACGGTCATGCTGCTGATGATGGCCTCGGTCTTCTTGAGGTTCTTTTCCGCCTCGTTCATATCCAGGCCCTTGGCCATGCGTCCCAATCCGGGGATCATGCCCAGGATGTCGCCCAGAGGGCCCATCTTCTTGATCTGCCGCAACTGCTCCAGGAAATCGTCAAAGTCGAAGTTGCCTTCCTGCAACTTCCGCTCCATGGCTGCGGCATCTTCTTCGGTGATGTTCTCCTGGGCCCGTTCGATGAGGGTGAGCACGTCCCCCATGCCCAGGATGCGGCTGGCCAGCCGATCGGGCTGGAAGGGTTCCAGGTCCGCCAGCTTTTCGCCCGTGCCCAAGAACTTGATGGGCACCCCGGTCACATATCGGACGCTGAGGGCGGCGCCGCCCCGGGCATCGCCGTCGATCTTGGTCATGATCAGGCCGGTGAGGGGCACCCGCTGGTTGAACCCTTCGGCCACATGTACCGCTTCCTGGCCGGTCATGGCATCCACCACCAGCAGGATCTCGGCAGGCCGGGTGACCATGCGCACCTGTTCCAGTTCCTGCATCATTTGCTCGTCGATCTGGAGGCGGCCGGCCGTATCCAGGATGACGGTGGTGTAGGCCTTTTCCCGGGCCAGGCGGACGGCATTTTTGGCGATGGTGGCCGCGGGGACGTCGGTCCCTTCGCTGTGGACCGGCACGTCGATCTGTTTACCCAGGATTTCCAGCTGTTGAATGGCGGCCGGGCGGTAGATGTCCGCGGCCACCAGCAGGGGACGCTGCCCCGATTTGCGCAGGCGGAGGGCCAGCTTGGCCGCCATGGTGGTTTTACCTGCACCCTGGAGGCCCACCAGCATGATCACGTGGGGAGGCGGGCCTGAGAGATCCAGCGGAACCGGCTTGCCCAGGAGCTCGATCAGCTCTTCGTGGACGATCTTGACCACCTGCTGGGCCGGCGTCAGGCTGTTCATGACCTCGGCGCCCACGGCGCGGGCGCGGATCCGGTCGATGAACTCCTTCACCACCTTGAAGTTGACGTCTGCCTCTAACAGGGCCAGACGCACTTCCCGCAGCGCGGTGTTGACATCGCTTTCGCTCAGTTTGCCCTTGCTGGCCAGCTTGTCAAAGACGGCCTGTAATTTGTCTGATAGGCTTTCAAACACGAGCGGCCTCGCCCTTTAATGTCCTCAGTATTGTCCCCGGCGGCTGTTCCCAGCCTAGTGACCGAGATGCAGCCAAACAAACCGCGGCCAACAAAAATGATGCGCTCTAGTGGTTTGTTGACACAGCTCACCCCACTAAGCGCAGAACAGATGTATTCTACTTGCTCTCCTGACATCGGTCAAATACGGCGCACAGGCTTCATCAAAACGTAGTTGACACATCTGGCCAGCCTGTGTACAATGGCAGCGGTTGAGCCGTCCTTTTCGTCGATCATGCCCATGTCCCATAGCCTTCTACAGCCAGAATGGCACAGCCAGAATGATACGGCCCCCAATGACATGGAGCCATGATGACGATACCACGATGATAACATGGACGGAAACACGGACGGACAGGGACCGCTGAATGTCGACACACATCCCCAGCGATGTGGCCTGAGGCGTCCATCGACGCAGGCATTGACTGACCCCGTCGACCTGGAGCATCTGCATCCATTACATCCATGGCTACGCCCCCAAGTTGCCAGTCTTGCATGGTCTGTCCGTGCCTGAATTGACCGGAATTTGGCGTCCTGTCTTTTGAACCTGGTGTCGGGAAGTCATCCGGCGCTTGCTTTATTCCAGAATCACCCAATTTTATCAACCCAAACTCATTCATACAGTCACCATTTTATGGGAGGGTAATCACATGCAGAGAAAGCGACTGGCGCTCTGGCTGTCG comes from the Litorilinea aerophila genome and includes:
- the dprA gene encoding DNA-processing protein DprA, which codes for MDEKAYWIAFNQVSGVGPVRLAALLEHFGSLETAWKAPLPELQAVGLDRRSLENLLAARRTVDPEREWERVRKAGITVLTWDDPDYPENLRQVDGAPPVLYVRGTLTQQDTWAVALVGTRRASAYGREVAHKLASELAMHGVTVVSGLALGIDTVAHKAALDAGGRTLAVLGSGVDQIYPPGNRGLAQKITASGGLISEYPLGTRPEASNFPPRNRIISGLSKGIIVVEAGQRSGALITARFAAEQGRDVFAVPGSILHPGSMGCNELIQQGAMPLLRVEDVLEQLHMADVQAQQAVRAQVPADPLEEQLLRCLSAEPRHVDEIVRESAMPSPQVASLLAIMELKGLVRQVGTLSYVRA
- the ffh gene encoding signal recognition particle protein; this translates as MFESLSDKLQAVFDKLASKGKLSESDVNTALREVRLALLEADVNFKVVKEFIDRIRARAVGAEVMNSLTPAQQVVKIVHEELIELLGKPVPLDLSGPPPHVIMLVGLQGAGKTTMAAKLALRLRKSGQRPLLVAADIYRPAAIQQLEILGKQIDVPVHSEGTDVPAATIAKNAVRLAREKAYTTVILDTAGRLQIDEQMMQELEQVRMVTRPAEILLVVDAMTGQEAVHVAEGFNQRVPLTGLIMTKIDGDARGGAALSVRYVTGVPIKFLGTGEKLADLEPFQPDRLASRILGMGDVLTLIERAQENITEEDAAAMERKLQEGNFDFDDFLEQLRQIKKMGPLGDILGMIPGLGRMAKGLDMNEAEKNLKKTEAIISSMTVQERRHPHILNASRRRRIAAGSGTTVQDVNMLIKQFRDMQKMMKQMGLLGNGKGKKKGKRGQRGGIPRGLMDMFGGFN
- a CDS encoding KH domain-containing protein gives rise to the protein MEELIQFLAESLVEEPDQVRVYRKETRRATIVKLRVAPGDTGRVIGKGGRVANAMRALLRAATRQEAKPVILEID
- the rpsP gene encoding 30S ribosomal protein S16, yielding MVRIRLRRVGAKKKPSYRIVVAPKEAPRDGRFIEILGYYNPRTEPETVEVKLDRAAYWLSVGAQPSEPVARMFRRLNLLDENGRPIPLSQDNAETQSNGDASAVSASAA
- the rimM gene encoding ribosome maturation factor RimM (Essential for efficient processing of 16S rRNA) encodes the protein MSRHETPSQPPRRGRGRRGERFVYRNRTVFVPEGYLAVGMITGPHGIRGEVKVELHTDFPERFAPGAILYLGETLQEVEILQARPHKGQYLLLLAGIHERNTADNLRGQWLFIPESQAAELDEDTYWVHDIIGLRVQTEEGRYLGVVQDVLETGANDVYVVDPPADVNQGRPLLLPAIAEVIQAVDLATGIMTIRLMAGLLDE